From the genome of Cognaticolwellia beringensis, one region includes:
- a CDS encoding DUF2999 family protein encodes MNPIIAILKEHNVSDEQTKAVFQALTENPIMAMATVQQLGIPQEKLQALMMLLISNPGLIEEAVNELGLDFSKVEAAKASLNKENP; translated from the coding sequence ATGAACCCAATTATTGCAATTTTAAAAGAACATAACGTGAGTGACGAGCAAACTAAAGCGGTATTTCAAGCGCTAACAGAAAACCCAATAATGGCTATGGCAACAGTACAGCAGTTGGGTATTCCACAAGAAAAATTACAAGCATTGATGATGCTGTTAATATCAAACCCAGGTTTAATTGAAGAAGCGGTTAATGAGTTAGGTTTAGACTTTTCGAAAGTCGAAGCGGCTAAGGCAAGCTTAAATAAAGAAAATCCGTAA
- a CDS encoding peptidylprolyl isomerase: MLLIVLTGCFNSDPAVEAVNAYVEKQKIDKTQNDWKTKLEKPEIVTFNPEAQYFWDLETTEGKLVVKLLPETAPMHATSTLYLTKLGFYDDLIFHRVIYKFMAQGGDPLGNGRGDPGYKYAGEFEGALSHDKPGLLSMANSGPNTDGSQFFLTFAATPWLDGKHTIFGEVVEGLDTTLPAIESLGSRSGRTQKEVKIIKATIRVE, translated from the coding sequence ATGTTATTAATAGTTTTAACGGGTTGTTTTAACTCTGATCCTGCCGTAGAAGCGGTAAATGCTTATGTTGAGAAGCAAAAAATAGATAAAACACAAAATGATTGGAAAACTAAACTAGAAAAGCCTGAAATAGTAACGTTCAATCCTGAAGCACAATATTTTTGGGACTTAGAAACTACAGAAGGAAAGTTAGTGGTTAAGTTACTCCCAGAAACCGCACCAATGCATGCAACAAGCACCCTTTATTTAACCAAACTTGGTTTTTATGACGACTTAATTTTTCATCGTGTTATCTATAAGTTTATGGCTCAAGGTGGCGATCCGTTAGGTAATGGTAGAGGTGACCCTGGTTATAAATATGCAGGCGAATTTGAAGGGGCATTAAGTCACGATAAGCCTGGATTATTAAGTATGGCAAATTCAGGACCAAATACTGACGGTAGTCAGTTTTTTCTTACCTTTGCTGCAACCCCTTGGTTAGATGGCAAGCATACTATTTTTGGTGAGGTTGTTGAGGGGTTAGACACCACATTGCCGGCAATTGAAAGTTTAGGCAGTCGCTCAGGGCGCACACAAAAAGAAGTAAAAATTATTAAAGCGACTATTCGCGTAGAATAA
- a CDS encoding RDD family protein — MTDSKMTINGQSVQYVGFWSRLGASVIDSIIIILLTYPILYFIYGAQYFDSDVSSQGWTDFIVSYLLPVVAVILFWVYKSATPGKMAVSAKIVDENTGNKPSTQQFIIRYLGYYVSILALGLGFFWIAWDEKKQGWHDKMASTVVIVDNKSR; from the coding sequence ATGACAGATAGTAAAATGACAATTAATGGCCAATCTGTTCAATATGTGGGTTTTTGGTCTAGGCTCGGTGCAAGTGTTATTGACTCAATTATTATAATACTACTGACATATCCTATTTTATATTTCATTTATGGTGCTCAATATTTTGATTCCGATGTTTCGTCTCAAGGTTGGACTGATTTCATCGTTAGTTACTTACTGCCTGTTGTAGCTGTTATTTTATTCTGGGTTTATAAGTCAGCAACACCAGGTAAAATGGCAGTTTCAGCAAAAATTGTCGATGAAAACACAGGCAATAAACCAAGTACTCAGCAATTTATAATCAGATACCTTGGTTATTATGTTTCTATACTTGCCCTAGGTTTAGGGTTTTTCTGGATTGCATGGGATGAAAAAAAACAGGGCTGGCATGACAAAATGGCCAGCACTGTGGTTATTGTTGACAATAAATCAAGATGA
- the xylB gene encoding xylulokinase, with product MYLGIDLGTSGVKVIILDCHDTLLAQASCSLAVSRPHPVWAEQDPQDWWQATCEAVQQIKLEHPALLASVKAVGLSGQMHGATLLDADNKVIRPAILWNDGRSEEQCKALEAAEPNSRKITGNIAMPGFTAPKLLWIKENEPENFSKIAKVLLPKDYVRFLMTGDFASDMSDSSGTLWLDVANRCWSTPMLAATYLTPEHMPVLYEGTEVTGNLSLSVANAWGMDEVPVVAGAGDNAAGAAGIGVIKPNQAFLSLGTSGVYFVANDHYQSNPDSAVHTFCHCIENTWHQMSVVLSAASCLAWVTRLTGFENELALLNEIEQCDFTQPCSVLFLPYLSGERTPHNNPAAKGLFFGLDHNTNAATLGRAVLEGVAFAFADGQQALLNSGSLIDEVSVIGGGSKSPLWGKILASVLNRPLIYREGGEVGPAFGAARLARIGVEKLSASSVCNSSKVKLIIDPDKVMQKYYRVQHKKYQDIYQSVKEHF from the coding sequence ATGTACTTAGGAATTGATTTAGGCACGTCTGGTGTAAAGGTCATTATTTTAGATTGCCATGATACTTTACTAGCTCAAGCGAGTTGTAGCTTAGCGGTGTCTCGCCCTCATCCAGTATGGGCTGAACAAGATCCACAAGATTGGTGGCAAGCAACATGTGAAGCCGTTCAACAAATCAAACTAGAGCATCCTGCGTTATTAGCCTCAGTTAAAGCTGTTGGTTTATCAGGACAGATGCACGGTGCAACTTTACTAGATGCCGATAATAAAGTGATCAGGCCTGCGATCTTATGGAACGATGGTCGAAGTGAAGAGCAATGTAAAGCCCTTGAAGCAGCAGAGCCTAACAGCCGTAAAATTACCGGTAATATAGCGATGCCAGGCTTTACAGCCCCGAAGCTTTTGTGGATTAAGGAAAACGAACCTGAAAACTTCTCTAAAATTGCAAAAGTGTTATTACCCAAAGACTATGTACGCTTTTTAATGACTGGCGACTTCGCATCAGACATGTCTGATAGCTCTGGCACCTTATGGCTAGACGTTGCTAATCGTTGTTGGTCAACTCCCATGTTAGCGGCAACCTATTTAACACCAGAGCATATGCCGGTGCTTTATGAAGGAACAGAGGTCACTGGTAACCTTTCACTTAGTGTCGCCAATGCTTGGGGAATGGATGAAGTTCCTGTTGTTGCTGGTGCGGGTGACAATGCTGCAGGAGCAGCAGGCATTGGTGTTATAAAGCCGAACCAAGCTTTTCTATCGCTTGGTACTTCGGGGGTCTACTTTGTAGCAAATGATCACTACCAGTCCAATCCTGACAGTGCAGTTCATACTTTTTGTCATTGCATAGAAAATACCTGGCATCAAATGTCGGTGGTATTAAGCGCCGCTAGTTGCCTAGCTTGGGTCACTCGCTTAACTGGTTTTGAAAATGAACTAGCGTTATTAAATGAGATTGAGCAATGCGACTTTACTCAACCCTGTAGTGTGCTTTTCTTACCCTACTTATCTGGTGAACGTACACCACATAACAATCCTGCGGCAAAAGGCCTATTTTTCGGCTTAGATCACAACACAAATGCAGCCACGCTTGGTCGCGCTGTTTTAGAAGGTGTCGCTTTTGCTTTTGCAGATGGACAGCAAGCACTTTTGAATTCTGGTAGCTTAATCGACGAAGTATCCGTGATAGGCGGCGGTTCAAAAAGCCCATTATGGGGCAAAATTTTAGCCAGTGTACTTAACAGACCTTTGATCTACAGAGAAGGGGGTGAAGTCGGTCCTGCTTTTGGTGCCGCCCGGTTAGCACGAATAGGTGTTGAAAAATTATCAGCTTCCAGTGTTTGTAATAGCAGCAAGGTCAAATTGATCATCGACCCCGATAAAGTCATGCAAAAATATTACCGAGTGCAACACAAAAAATACCAAGACATTTATCAAAGCGTTAAAGAACACTTTTAA
- a CDS encoding SDR family oxidoreductase, whose translation MSTQSILITGCSSGIGLHAALTLAARGYQVFATARSTQDVADLRAKGLTAYQLDLTKPESITQAVVQVLEETGGGLDFLFNNGAYGQPGALEDLPTDALKAQFESNVFGWHELTKQIIPVMRRQGHGRIIQCSSVLGFVSMAYRGAYNASKYAIEGLTDTLRLELKTANIDVVLIEPGPINTQFRANGLVALRENIDIDNSAHKEQYQQQIERLASAKSNAPFSLEPLDVTKALINALESKRPKIRYRVTLPTKLFAFLKRLLPARWLDQLLAKG comes from the coding sequence ATGTCAACACAATCCATTTTAATTACTGGCTGTTCGAGCGGTATAGGCTTACATGCTGCATTAACACTTGCTGCGCGAGGTTACCAGGTGTTTGCAACAGCGCGAAGTACACAAGATGTTGCCGACCTACGAGCTAAAGGTTTAACCGCGTATCAGTTAGACCTCACTAAACCTGAAAGTATTACTCAAGCTGTTGTGCAAGTGTTGGAAGAAACCGGTGGAGGTTTAGATTTTCTCTTTAATAATGGTGCTTATGGGCAACCGGGAGCATTAGAAGATTTACCCACTGATGCGCTAAAAGCACAATTTGAAAGTAATGTATTTGGCTGGCACGAACTCACTAAGCAAATAATTCCGGTGATGAGGCGACAAGGCCATGGTCGTATTATTCAATGTAGTTCGGTATTGGGCTTTGTGTCTATGGCTTACCGAGGGGCTTATAATGCTTCAAAGTATGCGATAGAAGGACTAACTGATACCCTACGTTTGGAGTTAAAAACAGCTAATATAGATGTTGTGCTGATAGAGCCAGGTCCTATTAATACACAATTTCGCGCGAATGGTTTAGTGGCACTCCGGGAGAATATTGATATCGATAACAGTGCACACAAGGAGCAATATCAGCAGCAAATTGAACGCTTAGCCAGTGCAAAGTCAAATGCACCTTTCTCATTAGAGCCACTTGATGTCACAAAAGCTTTAATTAACGCGCTAGAAAGTAAACGACCTAAAATACGTTACCGTGTAACGTTGCCAACCAAACTATTTGCTTTTTTGAAGCGGTTGTTACCCGCGCGTTGGTTAGATCAGTTACTTGCTAAAGGTTAA
- a CDS encoding molybdopterin dinucleotide binding domain-containing protein translates to MIIYESYRGIYGERRVVFVNPDDMAKQQLNNGDKVKITTVSNDNIVRSITDFKVVEYTIPAGCVAAYYPETNPLVPLESTADDCGTPTYKSIAVSIEKI, encoded by the coding sequence ATAATTATCTATGAAAGCTACCGCGGTATATATGGCGAACGTCGTGTAGTATTTGTGAACCCTGATGATATGGCGAAACAGCAATTAAACAATGGTGACAAAGTTAAAATCACCACCGTATCAAACGATAATATAGTGCGTTCGATCACCGATTTTAAAGTGGTTGAATATACTATTCCTGCTGGCTGTGTAGCGGCGTATTATCCAGAAACTAATCCGCTTGTACCGTTAGAGAGTACCGCTGATGATTGCGGTACTCCGACTTATAAATCAATCGCGGTTTCTATTGAAAAAATATAG